One Spodoptera frugiperda isolate SF20-4 chromosome 10, AGI-APGP_CSIRO_Sfru_2.0, whole genome shotgun sequence genomic region harbors:
- the LOC118277402 gene encoding uncharacterized protein LOC118277402 yields MKITLLLVAVCLAVSLVSAVSIKSDRRHVLINKPKIDEFGSRAKRSPWPWARPGGGVKGGVKGYNPADAPPSELEMKVRKGEYVCGNRICKLEPGVEPVGCNGICQYAIAK; encoded by the exons TTACTTCTGGTGGCAGTGTGTCTGGCGGTCAGTCTAGTGTCAGCTGTCAGCATAAAGTCTGACAGACGACACGTGCTCATCAACAAGCCCAAGATAGATGAGTTTGGGTCTCGAGCTAAGAGGTCTCCgtggccttgggcgaggcctGGGGGCGGCGTCAAAGGTGGAGTCAAAGGTTACAATCCTGCTGATG CGCCACCTAGCGAGCTGGAAATGAAAGTGCGTAAGGGTGAATACGTCTGCGGCAATAGGATATGCAAATTGGAGCCGGGAGTCGAACCAGTTGGGTGTAACGGCATCTGTCAATATGCTATCGCTAAATAA